In Papaver somniferum cultivar HN1 chromosome 1, ASM357369v1, whole genome shotgun sequence, a genomic segment contains:
- the LOC113304805 gene encoding protein FATTY ACID EXPORT 6-like: MHDFCFTIPYGLILVAGGLIGFAKKGSIASLAGGLGTGFLLLLAGYISLIAFGKRKNSYFALILETVCAFVLTWVMGQRYMETSKIMPAGIVAVISAVMAAFYLYKIATGGNHFPSSSEKAK, encoded by the exons atgcatgatttctgtTTTACAATCCCATATGGGTTAATTCTTGTTGCTGGGGGGTTAATAGGATTTGCAAAGAAAGGAAGTATAGCTTCTTTGGCAGGTGGTTTGGGTACTGGTTTCTTGCTCTTACTTGCTGGTTATATCAGTCTCATAGCTTTTGGCAAAAGAAAGAATTCCTATTTTGCACTCATTCTCGAAACAG TTTGTGCGTTCGTACTTACATGGGTCATGGGACAAAGGTACATGGAAACCTCCAAGATAATGCCAGCGGGTATTGTTGCTGTAATTAG CGCTGTTATGGCTGCATTTTACCTATACAAGATTGCAACTGGTGGCAACCATTTTCCCTCCTCCTCCGAGAAAGCAAAGTGA
- the LOC113304795 gene encoding uncharacterized protein LOC113304795, which translates to MRIGFIRTGIQLNPYKYLLPTFKPYHLQKRFKFSSQDRNLTMDAAPKKRPYCSACSKPVRVCLCSRFKAPLLDNSIAVTVLQHSLEKNHPLNSIRIASLGLKNLTVVTVSDVNTEAEFHIRLLKSKLSSEEEEKEEPLIAATVSKNGYTCSVLHQTDSLKPDFDQILASQVGQDAISNGFMVKKLQRKLGNKPNKKLDEEFEEQDEEFEIAVPPGTALLFPSKGSIDVAVVNFEVKHLIVLDGTWQKAKRIYYENPWLKLLPHLRLNLGKLSLYGEVRQQPKEGCLSTIESVVFAMKGLGHDQEGLDALLDVFESMVGDQRRFKDENMSRSQPRATRGLRL; encoded by the coding sequence ATGAGGATCGGTTTCATTCGTACAGGTATTCAACTCAACCCATATAAATATCTCCTTCCAACATTTAAACCCTATCATCTTCAAAAAAGATTCAAATTTTCTTCTCAAGATAGAAATCTAACAATGGATGCTGCTCCTAAAAAGAGACCCTATTGTTCTGCTTGTTCAAAACCTGTTCGGGTTTGTCTCTGTTCTCGATTTAAAGCCCCTTTACTTGATAACTCCATTGCTGTCACTGTTCTTCAACATTCTCTAGAGAAGAATCATCCTCTCAATTCTATTAGAATTGCTTCACTAGGACTTAAGAATCTCACTGTAGTTACTGTGTCTGATGTTAATACCGAAGCTGAATTTCATATTCGCTTGCTTAAATCAAAATTgtcaagtgaagaagaagaaaaagaagagccTTTAATAGCTGCCACTGTCTCTAAGAATGGTTATACATGTTCTGTACTACATCAAACTGACTCTTTGAAACCAGATTTTGATCAAATTTTGGCTTCACAAGTAGGCCAAGATGCAATCTCAAATGGGTTTATGGTGAAGAAGTTGCAGAGGAAACTTGGAAataaaccaaacaagaaattaGATGAGGAGTTTGAAGAacaagatgaagaatttgaaattgcTGTTCCTCCAGGAACAGCCTTACTGTTTCCGAGTAAAGGTTCGATAGATGTAGCAGTGGTGAATTTTGAGGTGAAACATTTAATTGTTCTGGATGGGACTTGGCAAAAAGCAAAGAGGATCTATTATGAGAATCCATGGTTGAAGCTTTTACCACACTTGAGACTGAATTTAGGCAAGTTGAGTTTGTATGGTGAAGTAAGGCAACAGCCAAAGGAAGGGTGTTTGTCAACCATTGAGAGCGTTGTGTTTGCCATGAAAGGTTTAGGACATGATCAAGAAGGATTGGATGCTCTTTTGGATGTTTTCGAATCTATGGTTGGTGATCAAAGACGATTCAAAGATGAAAATATGAGCAGATCTCAGCCTAGAGCAACCAGGGGTTTGAGGCTTTGA